The proteins below are encoded in one region of Manis javanica isolate MJ-LG chromosome 8, MJ_LKY, whole genome shotgun sequence:
- the SUPT16H gene encoding FACT complex subunit SPT16, with the protein MAVTLDKDAYYRRVKRLYSNWRKGEDEYASVDAIVVSVGVDEEIVYAKSTALQTWLFGYELTDTIMVFCDDKIIFMASKKKVEFLKQIANTKGNENANGAPAITLLIREKNESNKSSFDKMIEAIKESKNGKKIGVFSKDKFPGEFMKSWNDCLNKEGFDKVDISAVVAYTIAVKEDGELNLMKKAASITSEVFNKFFKERVMEIVDADEKVRHSKLAESVEKAIEEKKYLAGADPSTVEMCYPPIIQSGGNYNLKFSVVSDKNHMHFGAITCAMGIRFKSYCSNLVRTLMVDPSQEVQENYNFLLQLQEELLKELRHGVKICDVYNAVMDVVKKQKPELLNKITKNLGFGMGIEFREGSLVINSKNQYKLKKGMVFSINLGFSDLTNKEGKKPEEKTYALFIGDTVLVDEDGPATVLTSVKKKVKNVGIFLKNEDEEEEEEEKDEAEDLLGRGSRAALLTERTRNEMTAEEKRRAHQKELAAQLNEEAKRRLTEQKGEQQIQKARKSNVSYKNPSLMPKEPHIREMKIYIDKKYETVIMPVFGIATPFHIATIKNISMSVEGDYTYLRINFYCPGSALGRNEGNIFPNPEATFVKEITYRASNMKAPGEQTVPALNLQNAFRIIKEVQKRYKTREAEEKEKEGIVKQDSLVINLNRSNPKLKDLYIRPNIAQKRMQGSLEAHVNGFRFTSVRGDKVDILYNNIKHALFQPCDGEMIIVLHFHLKNAIMFGKKRHTDVQFYTEVGEITTDLGKHQHMHDRDDLYAEQMEREMRHKLKTAFKNFIEKVEALTKEELEFEVPFRDLGFNGAPYRSTCLLQPTSSALVNATEWPPFVVTLDEVELIHFERVQFHLKNFDMVIVYKDYSKKVTMINAIPVASLDPIKEWLNSCDLKYTEGVQSLNWTKIMKTIVDDPEGFFEQGGWSFLEPEGEGSDAEEGDSESEIEDETFNPSEDDYEEEEEDSDEDYSSEAEESDYSKESLGSEEESGKDWDELEEEARKADRESRYEEEEEQSRSMSRKRKASVHSSGRGSNRGSRHSSAPPKKKRK; encoded by the exons AAAGGAGAAGATGAGTATGCCAGTGTTGATGCCATTGTTGTATCAGTGGGTGTTGATGAAGAAATTGTTTATGCCAAATCAACTGCCTTACAG ACATGGCTCTTTGGTTATGAATTAACTGATACTATCATGGTCTTCTGTGATGACAAAATCATCTTTATGGCCAGCAAGAAAAAAGTGGAGTTCTTGAAACAAATTGCAAATACAAAGGGCAATGAGAATGCTAACGGAGCCCCTGCCATCACACTGCTGATACGAGAGAAG AATGAAAGTAATAAGAGTAGCTTTGACAAAATGATTGAAGCCATTAAAGAAAGCAAGAATGGCAAGAAGATTGGAGTGTTCAGCAAAGACAAATTCCCTGGAGAGTTCATGAAGAGCTGGAATGACTGCCTCAATAAAGAGGGCTTCGACAAA GTAGATATCAGTGCGGTTGTGGCCTATACCATTGCTGTAAAGGAGGATGGGGAGCTCAACCTGATGAAGAAAGCAGCCAGCATCACCTCTGAGGTCTTCAACAAATTCTTCAAGGAAAGAGTCATGGAAATAGTTGATGCCGATGAG AAAGTTCGACACAGCAAACTGGCTGAGTCTGTGGAAAAGGCcattgaagagaaaaaatacCTAGCTGGGGCAGACCCTTCTACTGTGGAAATGTGTTACCCCCCTATCATTCAGAGTGGTGGCAACTATAATCTTAAATTCAGTGTGGTGAG TGACAAGAATCACATGCATTTCGGGGCCATCACTTGTGCCATGGGTATTCGCTTCAAATCTTACTGCTCCAACCTTGTTCGCACTTTGATGGTTGACCCATCTCAGGAAGTTCAGGAAAATTACAACTTTTTGCTCCAGCTTCAAGAGGAGCTGCTAAAGGAATTAAGACATG GTGTGAAGATATGTGACGTGTATAATGCTGTTATGGATGTGGTTAAAAAGCAGAAGCCAGAGCTTTTGAACAAAATTACTAAAAATCTGGG GTTTGGAATGGGAATTGAATTCCGTGAAGGTTCTTTAGTAATTAATAGTAAAAATCAGTACAAACTGAAGAAAG GGATGGTTTTCAGCATCAATTTGGGATTCTCAGACCTGACTAACAAGGAGGggaagaaaccagaagagaaaacATATGCCCTGTTCATTGGTGACACTGTTCTTGTGGATGAG GATGGCCCAGCTACTGTTCTCACGTCTGTGAAGAAGAAAGTGAAGAATGTGGGGATTTTCCTAAAG aatgaggatgaggaagaggaggaggaggagaaagatgagGCCGAGGACCTGTTGGGAAGAGGTTCTCGGGCAGCATTGCTTACAGAAAGGACGCGA AATGAGATGACTGCAGAAGAGAAGCGGAGAGCACATCAAAAAGAACTGGCAGCTCAGCTCAACGAGGAGGCAAAGAGGCGATTAACTGAACAGAAAGGAGAGCAGCAGATTCAGAA AGCTCGCAAATCTAACGTGTCCTATAAAAACCCATCTTTGATGCCTAAGGAACCACACATTCGGGAAATGAAGATCTATATCGATAAGAAATATGAGACTGTAATCATGCCTGTGTTTGGTATTGCAACACCTTTTCACATTGCCACAATCAAG AATATAAGTATGTCAGTGGAAGGAGATTATACTTACTTGCGAATCAACTTCTATTGCCCAGGCAGTGCCCTGGGCAGGAATGAGGGCAACATCTTTCCAAACCCAGAAGCCACTTTCGTCAAGGAAAT CACGTACCGAGCTTCAAATATGAAGGCACCTGGAGAACAGACAGTACCAGCCTTGAACCTTCAGAATGCTTTCCGAATTATTAAAGAAGTACAGAAGCGGTATAAGACTCgggaagcagaagagaaagagaaggag GGCATTGTGAAGCAAGACTCACTCGTGATCAACCTGAACCGGAGTAATCCCAAACTGAAAGATCTATACATTCGCCCAAATATTGCCCAAAAGAGGATGCAGGGTTCACTGGAGGCCCATGTCAATG GTTTCCGCTTCACATCTGTCCGAGGAGACAAAGTGGATATCCTGTATAATAACATCAAGCATGCCTTGTTCCAGCCGTGTGATGGAGAAATGATTATTGTCTTGCACTTTCACCTCAAG AATGCCATCATGTTCGGAAAGAAGCGGCACACAGATGTGCAGTTCTACACAGAAGTGGGAGAAATCACCACAGACTTGGGGAAACATCAGCATATGCATGACAGAGATGACCTCTATGCTGAGCAG ATGGAGCGAGAAATGAGGCACAAACTGAAAACAGcctttaaaaatttcattgaGAAAGTAGAGGCTCTAACTAAAGAGGAACTGGAATTTGAAGTGCCTTTTAGGGACTTGGG ATTTAATGGAGCTCCGTACAGGAGTACCTGCCTCCTTCAGCCCACTAGTAGTGCACTGGTAAATGCTACAGAGTGG CCACCTTTTGTGGTGACATTGGATGAAGTGGAGCTGATTCACTTTGAGCGGGTGCAGTTTCACCTGAAGAACTTTGATATGGTGATTGTCTACAAGGACTACAGCAAGAAAGTGACCATGATCAATGCCATTCCTGTAGCCTCTCTCGACCCTATCAAGGAGTGGTTGAA TTCCTGTGACCTAAAGTACACAGAAGGAGTACAGTCTCTCAACTGGACTAAAATCATGAAGACCATTGTCGATGACCCTGAAGGCTTCTTTGAACAAGGTGGCTGGTCTTTCCTGGAGCCTGAGGGTGAG GGGAGTGATGCCGAGGAAGGGGACTCAGAGTCTGAAATTGAAGATGAGACTTTTAATCCTTCAGAGGATGACtatgaagaggaggaagaagacagTGATGAAGATTACTCATCAGAAGCTGAAGAATCAG ACTATTCCAAGGAGTCATTGGGTAGTGAAGAAGAGAGTGGAAAGGATTGGGATGAATTAGAGGAGGAAGCCCGAAAAG CGGACCGTGAAAGTCGTTatgaggaagaagaagaacagagtCGAAGTATGAGCCGGAAGAGGAAGGCATCTGTGCACAGTTCAGGCCGCGGCTCTAACCGCGGTTCCAGACACAGCTCTGCACCCCCCAAGAAAAAGAGGAAGTAA